The sequence TAGCCTTTAACCTACAGTTTAATTTGCAGGTTGAAGGTTATGAGGTTGTGCCTGCTGTTGACGGCAAGATTGCCATTGAAAAGTTCCGCCACGACGGTCCCTTTGACTTAGTCATTCTTGATGTCATGATACCTGAGTTTAATGGTTTCGAAGTCGCTGAAATCATCCGTCAAACGGACGATCAGACGCACATCCTCATGCTGACTGCTCTGGGTAAAGAGGAAGATCGATTACGAGGATTTGAAGCGGGTGCCGATGACTATATCACCAAGCCGTTTCATCTGAAGGAGTTTCTCCTGAGGGTGAAGCGCATGGTTAAAAGATCAGGTTATTTTCAAACCTCTCTGGCGTCCGGCGATGAGGACAAGATTCTAAGTTGTGGACCTTTTCGCCTCGATACGGAACTGCTACGTCTGCAAACCCCAACAGGACAACATACGCTGACGGCACTAGAGGCCGACGTGCTTAAGGAGTTCATGCAAAATCCACGTCGGGTACTGTCGCGCCAGCACCTTTTGGATACAGTTTGGGGTATGAAGGGAGATATTGAAACACGCACTGTCGACAACTTCATCGTACGATTGAGGCGCTACCTAGAGACTGAGCCCAGCAAACCGCAATTTCTCGTCAGCGTCCGTGGACGTGGATACCGCCTGGTTGATGAACCTTAGAGGTAAATCGTGTATCTAAATTTTGAAAAATGGCACGGATGCATGAACGACTTTGTCGTTCTGTGGATGAGTGATGTCGATGGTGACGTCGTACTCGACAGCATTAAACGCCAGGCCCAAGCTATTTGTCACCGTCATACAGGT is a genomic window of Deltaproteobacteria bacterium containing:
- a CDS encoding response regulator transcription factor, which encodes MSEAKKRILLVEDEPNLAFNLQFNLQVEGYEVVPAVDGKIAIEKFRHDGPFDLVILDVMIPEFNGFEVAEIIRQTDDQTHILMLTALGKEEDRLRGFEAGADDYITKPFHLKEFLLRVKRMVKRSGYFQTSLASGDEDKILSCGPFRLDTELLRLQTPTGQHTLTALEADVLKEFMQNPRRVLSRQHLLDTVWGMKGDIETRTVDNFIVRLRRYLETEPSKPQFLVSVRGRGYRLVDEP